Proteins from a single region of Parambassis ranga chromosome 16, fParRan2.1, whole genome shotgun sequence:
- the LOC114447994 gene encoding protein Aster-A-like isoform X2, giving the protein MLMCSCEKVDFNIAPRTVARLVFEAEQDSRPGGTSSNGSTASNSPRSTPGSSPSLRRRVLGGGRASESEGGGEKSGGGGGGGGGSDSPLPSIPSASSLSSAYPIASRHFSRNAKKMQSWYNVLSPTYKQRNEDFRKIFKKLPDTERLIVDYSCALQKDILLQGRLYLSENWLCFYSNIFRWETTITILLKDVTSMTKEKTAKLIPNAIQISTDNEKHFFTSFGARDRSFMMIFRLWQNALLDKSLSPKELWHIVHQCYGTELGLTSEDDDYVSPTAEHMNGLLPGDESVSVTDLLDLSSVSVSSSGSSPPPLVPCSLASPPSTTSLSGSSPPSTASCLPIEVPSSSGRRLSSDPLDLSPPSSHGSLPSTTPTNASASAPASAAASFNLEEGGDSLSESANHMLPPPTTSLGNLSSLDITNDEELPTDPSNSSDTQEESEVESFCADLGGRLHINTAVRMSVDKLHDLLFSADTHFIQHLFSQRHFTDLSVGEWQQDGSSGTSSRVLSYTIALNNPLGPKTAPVVETQTLHKSSARGECFVVDSEVITSGIPYQDYFYTVHRYCLTSINKHKSRLRVSSDICYRKQPWSLVKALIEKNTWSGIEEYYKHMESEVSKLETLLQSEVTVVTTGEAVGADAAKTPPALRRRKRACSRRQGERERERDGGGMGGGDRGEDRGVREERDRREGHSQFLKLGERSRGGPNSISTILLIVSFILVVLVALNMLLFYKLYALERAAHTLETWHSYSVADSPLPQTAGEWAQVLQLQRQFHQAQLSKWQQILQSSVTLLDQMKQSLEKLHQGIVVPEVQQDPSADPHTESLTEA; this is encoded by the exons ATGTTGATGTGTTCCTGTGAAAAAGTGGATTTTAACATCGCTCCCCGCACCGTGGCCCGGCTGGTGTTCGAAGCCGAGCAGGACAGCAGACCCGGCGGAACCTCTTCCAATGGAAG CACGGCCAGTAACTCCCCGCGCAGCACCCCCGGCAGCTCCCCCTCCCTACGGCGCAGGGTCCTCGGAGGCGGCAGGGCCAGTGAGAGCGAGGGAGGAGGCGAGAAgagcggaggtggaggaggaggaggaggaggctcagaTAGCCCACTGCCCTCCATACCTTCTGCCTCCTCCCTCTCGTCAGCTTACCCAATTGCTTCTCGCCACTTCAGCCGCAATGCCAAG AAAATGCAGAGCTGGTACAAC gTTCTCAGTCCTACATACAAACAGCGCAACGAGGATTTCCGTAAAATCTTTAAGAAACTTCCTGACACAGAGCGACTTATAGTGG ATTACTCCTGCGCGCTGCAGAAGGACATTCTGCTTCAGGGCCGCCTCTATCTGTCCGAGAACTGGCTCTGTTTCTACAGCAACATCTTCCGCTGGGAAACCACT ATCACCATCCTGCTGAAAGACGTGACCTCCATGACCAAGGAGAAGACCGCCAAACTCATCCCGAACGCCATCCAGATCAGCACTGACAATGAGAAG CATTTCTTTACGTCGTTCGGAGCCAGGGACCGCAGCTTCATGATGATCTTCCGTCTGTGGCAGAACGCGCTGTTGGACAAG TCGTTGTCCCCTAAAGAGCTGTGGCACATTGTGCACCAGTGTTACGGCACTGAACTGGGCCTCACGAGTGAAGACGACGACTACGTCTCCCCGACCGCCGAGCACATGAACGGCCTACT GCCAGGAGACGAGTCGGTGTCCGTCACAGATCTGCTCGACCTGAGCTCCGTGTCCGTCTCCTCTTCGGGCAGCTCTCCACCTCCCCTGGTGCCCTGCAGTCTGGCCAGTCCTCCATCTACCACAAGCCTCAGTGGATCCTCTCCACCTTCCACCGCTTCCTGTCTGCCCATAGAGGTGCCTTCCTCATCAGGACGCAGACTCAGCTCGGACCCCTTGGACCTGAGCCCACCCAGCTCGCACGGCTCGCTGCCGTCCACCACCCCCACCAACGCCTCAGCCTCTGCCCCCGCCTCCGCCGCTGCCTCCTTC AATCTGGAAGAGGGCGGGGACAGCTTGTCTgagtcagccaatcacatgctGCCTCCACCAACCACCAGTCTGGGAAACCTCTCCTCATTGGACATCACCAATGATGAGGAGCTGCCCACAGACCCCAGCAACTCGTCTGACACGCAGGAGGAAA GTGAGGTGGAGTCCTTCTGCGCTGACCTCGGTGGGCGGCTGCACATCAACACCGCGGTCCGCATGAGTGTGGACAAGCTGCACGACCTGCTGTtctctgctgacacacacttcaTCCAGCACCTCTTCTCACAGCGACACTTCACAG acCTGTCGGTGGGCGAGTGGCAGCAGGACGGCAGcagcgggaccagcagccgcgtGCTGAGCTACACCATCGCCCTCAACAACCCTCTCGGCCCGAAGACCGCCCCTGTGGTGGAGACGCAG aCGCTGCACAAAAGCAGCGCCCGGGGCGAGTGCTTCGTGGTGGACTCGGAGGTCATCACCTCCGGCATCCCGTACCAGGACTACTTCTACACTGTCCACAGATACTGCCTCACCTCCATCAACAAACACAAGAGCCGACTCAG AGTGTCCTCAGACATCTGCTACAGGAAGCAGCCGTGGAGCCTGGTGAAGGCGCTGATCGAGAAGAACACATGGAGCGGCATTGAAGAGTACTACAAACACATGG AGAGCGAGGTGTCCAAGCTGGAGAcgctgctgcagtcagaggttACAGTGGTGACCACGGGCGAAGCGGTCGGTGCCGACGCTGCCAAGACCCCACCGGCCCTGCGGCGCAGGAAGCGAGCCTGCTCCCGACGGCAGGGCGAGCGGGAGAGGGAAAGGGATGGAGGAGGCATGGGCGGAGGAGACcggggagaggacagaggagtcaGAGAGGAGCGGGACAGGAGAGAAGGCC aCTCTCAGTTCTTGAAGCTGGGGGAGCGTTCGCGGGGTGGACCCAACAGCATATCGACCATCCTGCTCATCGTCAGCttcat tctggtggtgctggtggcgCTCAACATGCTGCTGTTCTACAAGCTGTACGCTCTGGAAAGAGCCGCTCACACACTGGAGACGTGGCACTCCTACTCTGTGGCTGACAG tcccTTGCCTCAGACGGCCGGGGAGTGGGCTCaggtcctgcagctgcagaggcagTTCCACCAGGCGCAGCTCAGTAAGTGGCAGCAGATCCTGCAGTCCTCCGTCACGCTTCTGGACCAG ATGAAGCAGTCTTTAGAAAAACTCCACCAGGGCATCGTGGTCCCAGAGGTGCAGCAGGACCCCTCTGCAGACCCGCACACAGAGAGCCTGACTGAGGCCTGA
- the LOC114447994 gene encoding protein Aster-A-like isoform X1, translating to MTMSSPVRSEGIAVAQPVPVPTLTVLPPSSDTESWSRSPSPKPPRSSRLGRSHRSRARSKRRNHEEHGCSPKPQRGQTPQIVVMDPPDRAALRRRSPSPCVAAQMEGEQRGQDSPSHDLLLPPSRAGSRSPSPSRRSRWSLRSLLSRESDWDSCSTASNSPRSTPGSSPSLRRRVLGGGRASESEGGGEKSGGGGGGGGGSDSPLPSIPSASSLSSAYPIASRHFSRNAKKMQSWYNVLSPTYKQRNEDFRKIFKKLPDTERLIVDYSCALQKDILLQGRLYLSENWLCFYSNIFRWETTITILLKDVTSMTKEKTAKLIPNAIQISTDNEKHFFTSFGARDRSFMMIFRLWQNALLDKSLSPKELWHIVHQCYGTELGLTSEDDDYVSPTAEHMNGLLPGDESVSVTDLLDLSSVSVSSSGSSPPPLVPCSLASPPSTTSLSGSSPPSTASCLPIEVPSSSGRRLSSDPLDLSPPSSHGSLPSTTPTNASASAPASAAASFNLEEGGDSLSESANHMLPPPTTSLGNLSSLDITNDEELPTDPSNSSDTQEESEVESFCADLGGRLHINTAVRMSVDKLHDLLFSADTHFIQHLFSQRHFTDLSVGEWQQDGSSGTSSRVLSYTIALNNPLGPKTAPVVETQTLHKSSARGECFVVDSEVITSGIPYQDYFYTVHRYCLTSINKHKSRLRVSSDICYRKQPWSLVKALIEKNTWSGIEEYYKHMESEVSKLETLLQSEVTVVTTGEAVGADAAKTPPALRRRKRACSRRQGERERERDGGGMGGGDRGEDRGVREERDRREGHSQFLKLGERSRGGPNSISTILLIVSFILVVLVALNMLLFYKLYALERAAHTLETWHSYSVADSPLPQTAGEWAQVLQLQRQFHQAQLSKWQQILQSSVTLLDQMKQSLEKLHQGIVVPEVQQDPSADPHTESLTEA from the exons ATGACCATGTCCTCTCCTGTGAGGTCAGAGGGGATTGCTGTGGCTCAGCCCGTCCCTGTCCCCACACTGACCGTCCTGCCACCGTCCTCTGACACAGAGTCCTGGTCTCGCTCACCCAGCCCCAAACCGCCGCGCTCCAGCCGCCTGGGTCGCTCCCACCGCAGCAGGGCGCGGAGCAAGAGAAGGAACCATGAGGAGCACGGCTGCAGTCCGAAGCCGCAGAGGGGCCAAACGCCACAGATTGTAGTGATGGACCCTCCGGACAGGGCCGCCCTGCGGCGCCGCAGCCCCTCCCCCTGTGTGGCAGCTCAGATGGAGGGAGAGCAGCGAGGTCAGGACAGCCCGTCACACGACCTCCTCCTGCCACCATCTCGTGCTGGGTCTCGTAGTCCGTCACCCAGCCGGCGCTCCCGCTGGTCCCTCAGGAGCCTGCTCAGCAGAGAGTCTGACTGGGACAGCTGCAG CACGGCCAGTAACTCCCCGCGCAGCACCCCCGGCAGCTCCCCCTCCCTACGGCGCAGGGTCCTCGGAGGCGGCAGGGCCAGTGAGAGCGAGGGAGGAGGCGAGAAgagcggaggtggaggaggaggaggaggaggctcagaTAGCCCACTGCCCTCCATACCTTCTGCCTCCTCCCTCTCGTCAGCTTACCCAATTGCTTCTCGCCACTTCAGCCGCAATGCCAAG AAAATGCAGAGCTGGTACAAC gTTCTCAGTCCTACATACAAACAGCGCAACGAGGATTTCCGTAAAATCTTTAAGAAACTTCCTGACACAGAGCGACTTATAGTGG ATTACTCCTGCGCGCTGCAGAAGGACATTCTGCTTCAGGGCCGCCTCTATCTGTCCGAGAACTGGCTCTGTTTCTACAGCAACATCTTCCGCTGGGAAACCACT ATCACCATCCTGCTGAAAGACGTGACCTCCATGACCAAGGAGAAGACCGCCAAACTCATCCCGAACGCCATCCAGATCAGCACTGACAATGAGAAG CATTTCTTTACGTCGTTCGGAGCCAGGGACCGCAGCTTCATGATGATCTTCCGTCTGTGGCAGAACGCGCTGTTGGACAAG TCGTTGTCCCCTAAAGAGCTGTGGCACATTGTGCACCAGTGTTACGGCACTGAACTGGGCCTCACGAGTGAAGACGACGACTACGTCTCCCCGACCGCCGAGCACATGAACGGCCTACT GCCAGGAGACGAGTCGGTGTCCGTCACAGATCTGCTCGACCTGAGCTCCGTGTCCGTCTCCTCTTCGGGCAGCTCTCCACCTCCCCTGGTGCCCTGCAGTCTGGCCAGTCCTCCATCTACCACAAGCCTCAGTGGATCCTCTCCACCTTCCACCGCTTCCTGTCTGCCCATAGAGGTGCCTTCCTCATCAGGACGCAGACTCAGCTCGGACCCCTTGGACCTGAGCCCACCCAGCTCGCACGGCTCGCTGCCGTCCACCACCCCCACCAACGCCTCAGCCTCTGCCCCCGCCTCCGCCGCTGCCTCCTTC AATCTGGAAGAGGGCGGGGACAGCTTGTCTgagtcagccaatcacatgctGCCTCCACCAACCACCAGTCTGGGAAACCTCTCCTCATTGGACATCACCAATGATGAGGAGCTGCCCACAGACCCCAGCAACTCGTCTGACACGCAGGAGGAAA GTGAGGTGGAGTCCTTCTGCGCTGACCTCGGTGGGCGGCTGCACATCAACACCGCGGTCCGCATGAGTGTGGACAAGCTGCACGACCTGCTGTtctctgctgacacacacttcaTCCAGCACCTCTTCTCACAGCGACACTTCACAG acCTGTCGGTGGGCGAGTGGCAGCAGGACGGCAGcagcgggaccagcagccgcgtGCTGAGCTACACCATCGCCCTCAACAACCCTCTCGGCCCGAAGACCGCCCCTGTGGTGGAGACGCAG aCGCTGCACAAAAGCAGCGCCCGGGGCGAGTGCTTCGTGGTGGACTCGGAGGTCATCACCTCCGGCATCCCGTACCAGGACTACTTCTACACTGTCCACAGATACTGCCTCACCTCCATCAACAAACACAAGAGCCGACTCAG AGTGTCCTCAGACATCTGCTACAGGAAGCAGCCGTGGAGCCTGGTGAAGGCGCTGATCGAGAAGAACACATGGAGCGGCATTGAAGAGTACTACAAACACATGG AGAGCGAGGTGTCCAAGCTGGAGAcgctgctgcagtcagaggttACAGTGGTGACCACGGGCGAAGCGGTCGGTGCCGACGCTGCCAAGACCCCACCGGCCCTGCGGCGCAGGAAGCGAGCCTGCTCCCGACGGCAGGGCGAGCGGGAGAGGGAAAGGGATGGAGGAGGCATGGGCGGAGGAGACcggggagaggacagaggagtcaGAGAGGAGCGGGACAGGAGAGAAGGCC aCTCTCAGTTCTTGAAGCTGGGGGAGCGTTCGCGGGGTGGACCCAACAGCATATCGACCATCCTGCTCATCGTCAGCttcat tctggtggtgctggtggcgCTCAACATGCTGCTGTTCTACAAGCTGTACGCTCTGGAAAGAGCCGCTCACACACTGGAGACGTGGCACTCCTACTCTGTGGCTGACAG tcccTTGCCTCAGACGGCCGGGGAGTGGGCTCaggtcctgcagctgcagaggcagTTCCACCAGGCGCAGCTCAGTAAGTGGCAGCAGATCCTGCAGTCCTCCGTCACGCTTCTGGACCAG ATGAAGCAGTCTTTAGAAAAACTCCACCAGGGCATCGTGGTCCCAGAGGTGCAGCAGGACCCCTCTGCAGACCCGCACACAGAGAGCCTGACTGAGGCCTGA
- the LOC114447994 gene encoding protein Aster-A-like isoform X3 has protein sequence MFDTASNSPRSTPGSSPSLRRRVLGGGRASESEGGGEKSGGGGGGGGGSDSPLPSIPSASSLSSAYPIASRHFSRNAKKMQSWYNVLSPTYKQRNEDFRKIFKKLPDTERLIVDYSCALQKDILLQGRLYLSENWLCFYSNIFRWETTITILLKDVTSMTKEKTAKLIPNAIQISTDNEKHFFTSFGARDRSFMMIFRLWQNALLDKSLSPKELWHIVHQCYGTELGLTSEDDDYVSPTAEHMNGLLPGDESVSVTDLLDLSSVSVSSSGSSPPPLVPCSLASPPSTTSLSGSSPPSTASCLPIEVPSSSGRRLSSDPLDLSPPSSHGSLPSTTPTNASASAPASAAASFNLEEGGDSLSESANHMLPPPTTSLGNLSSLDITNDEELPTDPSNSSDTQEESEVESFCADLGGRLHINTAVRMSVDKLHDLLFSADTHFIQHLFSQRHFTDLSVGEWQQDGSSGTSSRVLSYTIALNNPLGPKTAPVVETQTLHKSSARGECFVVDSEVITSGIPYQDYFYTVHRYCLTSINKHKSRLRVSSDICYRKQPWSLVKALIEKNTWSGIEEYYKHMESEVSKLETLLQSEVTVVTTGEAVGADAAKTPPALRRRKRACSRRQGERERERDGGGMGGGDRGEDRGVREERDRREGHSQFLKLGERSRGGPNSISTILLIVSFILVVLVALNMLLFYKLYALERAAHTLETWHSYSVADSPLPQTAGEWAQVLQLQRQFHQAQLSKWQQILQSSVTLLDQMKQSLEKLHQGIVVPEVQQDPSADPHTESLTEA, from the exons ATGTTCGA CACGGCCAGTAACTCCCCGCGCAGCACCCCCGGCAGCTCCCCCTCCCTACGGCGCAGGGTCCTCGGAGGCGGCAGGGCCAGTGAGAGCGAGGGAGGAGGCGAGAAgagcggaggtggaggaggaggaggaggaggctcagaTAGCCCACTGCCCTCCATACCTTCTGCCTCCTCCCTCTCGTCAGCTTACCCAATTGCTTCTCGCCACTTCAGCCGCAATGCCAAG AAAATGCAGAGCTGGTACAAC gTTCTCAGTCCTACATACAAACAGCGCAACGAGGATTTCCGTAAAATCTTTAAGAAACTTCCTGACACAGAGCGACTTATAGTGG ATTACTCCTGCGCGCTGCAGAAGGACATTCTGCTTCAGGGCCGCCTCTATCTGTCCGAGAACTGGCTCTGTTTCTACAGCAACATCTTCCGCTGGGAAACCACT ATCACCATCCTGCTGAAAGACGTGACCTCCATGACCAAGGAGAAGACCGCCAAACTCATCCCGAACGCCATCCAGATCAGCACTGACAATGAGAAG CATTTCTTTACGTCGTTCGGAGCCAGGGACCGCAGCTTCATGATGATCTTCCGTCTGTGGCAGAACGCGCTGTTGGACAAG TCGTTGTCCCCTAAAGAGCTGTGGCACATTGTGCACCAGTGTTACGGCACTGAACTGGGCCTCACGAGTGAAGACGACGACTACGTCTCCCCGACCGCCGAGCACATGAACGGCCTACT GCCAGGAGACGAGTCGGTGTCCGTCACAGATCTGCTCGACCTGAGCTCCGTGTCCGTCTCCTCTTCGGGCAGCTCTCCACCTCCCCTGGTGCCCTGCAGTCTGGCCAGTCCTCCATCTACCACAAGCCTCAGTGGATCCTCTCCACCTTCCACCGCTTCCTGTCTGCCCATAGAGGTGCCTTCCTCATCAGGACGCAGACTCAGCTCGGACCCCTTGGACCTGAGCCCACCCAGCTCGCACGGCTCGCTGCCGTCCACCACCCCCACCAACGCCTCAGCCTCTGCCCCCGCCTCCGCCGCTGCCTCCTTC AATCTGGAAGAGGGCGGGGACAGCTTGTCTgagtcagccaatcacatgctGCCTCCACCAACCACCAGTCTGGGAAACCTCTCCTCATTGGACATCACCAATGATGAGGAGCTGCCCACAGACCCCAGCAACTCGTCTGACACGCAGGAGGAAA GTGAGGTGGAGTCCTTCTGCGCTGACCTCGGTGGGCGGCTGCACATCAACACCGCGGTCCGCATGAGTGTGGACAAGCTGCACGACCTGCTGTtctctgctgacacacacttcaTCCAGCACCTCTTCTCACAGCGACACTTCACAG acCTGTCGGTGGGCGAGTGGCAGCAGGACGGCAGcagcgggaccagcagccgcgtGCTGAGCTACACCATCGCCCTCAACAACCCTCTCGGCCCGAAGACCGCCCCTGTGGTGGAGACGCAG aCGCTGCACAAAAGCAGCGCCCGGGGCGAGTGCTTCGTGGTGGACTCGGAGGTCATCACCTCCGGCATCCCGTACCAGGACTACTTCTACACTGTCCACAGATACTGCCTCACCTCCATCAACAAACACAAGAGCCGACTCAG AGTGTCCTCAGACATCTGCTACAGGAAGCAGCCGTGGAGCCTGGTGAAGGCGCTGATCGAGAAGAACACATGGAGCGGCATTGAAGAGTACTACAAACACATGG AGAGCGAGGTGTCCAAGCTGGAGAcgctgctgcagtcagaggttACAGTGGTGACCACGGGCGAAGCGGTCGGTGCCGACGCTGCCAAGACCCCACCGGCCCTGCGGCGCAGGAAGCGAGCCTGCTCCCGACGGCAGGGCGAGCGGGAGAGGGAAAGGGATGGAGGAGGCATGGGCGGAGGAGACcggggagaggacagaggagtcaGAGAGGAGCGGGACAGGAGAGAAGGCC aCTCTCAGTTCTTGAAGCTGGGGGAGCGTTCGCGGGGTGGACCCAACAGCATATCGACCATCCTGCTCATCGTCAGCttcat tctggtggtgctggtggcgCTCAACATGCTGCTGTTCTACAAGCTGTACGCTCTGGAAAGAGCCGCTCACACACTGGAGACGTGGCACTCCTACTCTGTGGCTGACAG tcccTTGCCTCAGACGGCCGGGGAGTGGGCTCaggtcctgcagctgcagaggcagTTCCACCAGGCGCAGCTCAGTAAGTGGCAGCAGATCCTGCAGTCCTCCGTCACGCTTCTGGACCAG ATGAAGCAGTCTTTAGAAAAACTCCACCAGGGCATCGTGGTCCCAGAGGTGCAGCAGGACCCCTCTGCAGACCCGCACACAGAGAGCCTGACTGAGGCCTGA
- the LOC114447994 gene encoding protein Aster-A-like isoform X4 — protein sequence MQSWYNVLSPTYKQRNEDFRKIFKKLPDTERLIVDYSCALQKDILLQGRLYLSENWLCFYSNIFRWETTITILLKDVTSMTKEKTAKLIPNAIQISTDNEKHFFTSFGARDRSFMMIFRLWQNALLDKSLSPKELWHIVHQCYGTELGLTSEDDDYVSPTAEHMNGLLPGDESVSVTDLLDLSSVSVSSSGSSPPPLVPCSLASPPSTTSLSGSSPPSTASCLPIEVPSSSGRRLSSDPLDLSPPSSHGSLPSTTPTNASASAPASAAASFNLEEGGDSLSESANHMLPPPTTSLGNLSSLDITNDEELPTDPSNSSDTQEESEVESFCADLGGRLHINTAVRMSVDKLHDLLFSADTHFIQHLFSQRHFTDLSVGEWQQDGSSGTSSRVLSYTIALNNPLGPKTAPVVETQTLHKSSARGECFVVDSEVITSGIPYQDYFYTVHRYCLTSINKHKSRLRVSSDICYRKQPWSLVKALIEKNTWSGIEEYYKHMESEVSKLETLLQSEVTVVTTGEAVGADAAKTPPALRRRKRACSRRQGERERERDGGGMGGGDRGEDRGVREERDRREGHSQFLKLGERSRGGPNSISTILLIVSFILVVLVALNMLLFYKLYALERAAHTLETWHSYSVADSPLPQTAGEWAQVLQLQRQFHQAQLSKWQQILQSSVTLLDQMKQSLEKLHQGIVVPEVQQDPSADPHTESLTEA from the exons ATGCAGAGCTGGTACAAC gTTCTCAGTCCTACATACAAACAGCGCAACGAGGATTTCCGTAAAATCTTTAAGAAACTTCCTGACACAGAGCGACTTATAGTGG ATTACTCCTGCGCGCTGCAGAAGGACATTCTGCTTCAGGGCCGCCTCTATCTGTCCGAGAACTGGCTCTGTTTCTACAGCAACATCTTCCGCTGGGAAACCACT ATCACCATCCTGCTGAAAGACGTGACCTCCATGACCAAGGAGAAGACCGCCAAACTCATCCCGAACGCCATCCAGATCAGCACTGACAATGAGAAG CATTTCTTTACGTCGTTCGGAGCCAGGGACCGCAGCTTCATGATGATCTTCCGTCTGTGGCAGAACGCGCTGTTGGACAAG TCGTTGTCCCCTAAAGAGCTGTGGCACATTGTGCACCAGTGTTACGGCACTGAACTGGGCCTCACGAGTGAAGACGACGACTACGTCTCCCCGACCGCCGAGCACATGAACGGCCTACT GCCAGGAGACGAGTCGGTGTCCGTCACAGATCTGCTCGACCTGAGCTCCGTGTCCGTCTCCTCTTCGGGCAGCTCTCCACCTCCCCTGGTGCCCTGCAGTCTGGCCAGTCCTCCATCTACCACAAGCCTCAGTGGATCCTCTCCACCTTCCACCGCTTCCTGTCTGCCCATAGAGGTGCCTTCCTCATCAGGACGCAGACTCAGCTCGGACCCCTTGGACCTGAGCCCACCCAGCTCGCACGGCTCGCTGCCGTCCACCACCCCCACCAACGCCTCAGCCTCTGCCCCCGCCTCCGCCGCTGCCTCCTTC AATCTGGAAGAGGGCGGGGACAGCTTGTCTgagtcagccaatcacatgctGCCTCCACCAACCACCAGTCTGGGAAACCTCTCCTCATTGGACATCACCAATGATGAGGAGCTGCCCACAGACCCCAGCAACTCGTCTGACACGCAGGAGGAAA GTGAGGTGGAGTCCTTCTGCGCTGACCTCGGTGGGCGGCTGCACATCAACACCGCGGTCCGCATGAGTGTGGACAAGCTGCACGACCTGCTGTtctctgctgacacacacttcaTCCAGCACCTCTTCTCACAGCGACACTTCACAG acCTGTCGGTGGGCGAGTGGCAGCAGGACGGCAGcagcgggaccagcagccgcgtGCTGAGCTACACCATCGCCCTCAACAACCCTCTCGGCCCGAAGACCGCCCCTGTGGTGGAGACGCAG aCGCTGCACAAAAGCAGCGCCCGGGGCGAGTGCTTCGTGGTGGACTCGGAGGTCATCACCTCCGGCATCCCGTACCAGGACTACTTCTACACTGTCCACAGATACTGCCTCACCTCCATCAACAAACACAAGAGCCGACTCAG AGTGTCCTCAGACATCTGCTACAGGAAGCAGCCGTGGAGCCTGGTGAAGGCGCTGATCGAGAAGAACACATGGAGCGGCATTGAAGAGTACTACAAACACATGG AGAGCGAGGTGTCCAAGCTGGAGAcgctgctgcagtcagaggttACAGTGGTGACCACGGGCGAAGCGGTCGGTGCCGACGCTGCCAAGACCCCACCGGCCCTGCGGCGCAGGAAGCGAGCCTGCTCCCGACGGCAGGGCGAGCGGGAGAGGGAAAGGGATGGAGGAGGCATGGGCGGAGGAGACcggggagaggacagaggagtcaGAGAGGAGCGGGACAGGAGAGAAGGCC aCTCTCAGTTCTTGAAGCTGGGGGAGCGTTCGCGGGGTGGACCCAACAGCATATCGACCATCCTGCTCATCGTCAGCttcat tctggtggtgctggtggcgCTCAACATGCTGCTGTTCTACAAGCTGTACGCTCTGGAAAGAGCCGCTCACACACTGGAGACGTGGCACTCCTACTCTGTGGCTGACAG tcccTTGCCTCAGACGGCCGGGGAGTGGGCTCaggtcctgcagctgcagaggcagTTCCACCAGGCGCAGCTCAGTAAGTGGCAGCAGATCCTGCAGTCCTCCGTCACGCTTCTGGACCAG ATGAAGCAGTCTTTAGAAAAACTCCACCAGGGCATCGTGGTCCCAGAGGTGCAGCAGGACCCCTCTGCAGACCCGCACACAGAGAGCCTGACTGAGGCCTGA